A region of Burkholderiales bacterium JOSHI_001 DNA encodes the following proteins:
- a CDS encoding 4-hydroxyphenylpyruvate dioxygenase (PFAM: Glyoxalase/Bleomycin resistance protein/Dioxygenase superfamily~TIGRFAM: 4-hydroxyphenylpyruvate dioxygenase): MTDLFDNPMGLMGFEFVEFASPSPGVLEPLFEKLGFTLVARHRSKDVVLYRQGGINFIVNRDPKSPAAYFAAEHGPSACGLAFRVKDSHLAYDRAIELGAQPIDMPVGPMELRLPAIKGIGGAPLYLIDRFEDGQSIYDIDFKFIDGVDRRPQGHGFQLIDHLTHNVYRGRMAFWGGFYEKLFNFREIRYFDIQGEYTGLTSRAMTAPDGKIRIPLNEESGKGSGQIEEFLMKFNGEGIQHVALLTDDLLASVDSLQMAGVPLMTAPNDIYYEMLEERLPGHGEPVPALQARGILLDGSTHAGKDGGEKRLLLQIFSECLLGPVFFEFIQRKADDGFGEGNFKALFESLERDQVRRGAIKVEA; the protein is encoded by the coding sequence ATGACCGACCTGTTTGACAACCCCATGGGCCTGATGGGCTTCGAGTTCGTCGAGTTCGCCTCGCCCAGCCCCGGCGTGCTGGAACCCTTGTTCGAGAAGCTTGGTTTCACCTTGGTCGCGCGCCACCGTTCCAAGGACGTGGTGCTGTACCGCCAGGGCGGCATCAACTTCATCGTCAACCGCGACCCGAAAAGCCCCGCCGCCTACTTCGCCGCCGAGCATGGCCCCAGCGCCTGCGGCCTGGCCTTTCGGGTGAAGGACTCGCACCTGGCCTACGACCGCGCCATCGAGCTCGGCGCCCAGCCGATTGACATGCCGGTGGGGCCGATGGAACTGCGCCTGCCCGCCATCAAGGGCATTGGCGGTGCACCCCTGTACCTGATCGATCGCTTCGAGGACGGCCAGTCCATCTACGACATCGACTTCAAGTTCATCGACGGTGTGGACCGCCGCCCCCAAGGCCACGGCTTCCAGCTGATCGACCACCTCACCCACAACGTCTACCGCGGCCGCATGGCCTTCTGGGGCGGGTTCTACGAGAAGTTGTTCAACTTCCGCGAGATCCGCTACTTCGACATCCAGGGTGAATACACCGGCCTGACCAGCCGCGCCATGACCGCGCCCGACGGCAAGATCCGCATCCCCTTGAACGAAGAATCGGGCAAGGGCAGCGGGCAGATCGAAGAGTTCCTGATGAAGTTCAACGGCGAGGGCATCCAGCACGTGGCCCTGCTCACCGACGACCTCCTGGCCAGCGTGGACAGCCTGCAAATGGCGGGGGTGCCCCTGATGACGGCGCCCAATGACATTTACTACGAAATGCTGGAAGAGCGCCTGCCGGGCCATGGCGAGCCGGTGCCGGCGCTGCAGGCGCGCGGCATCCTGCTGGACGGCAGCACGCATGCCGGCAAAGACGGTGGCGAGAAGCGCCTGCTGCTGCAGATTTTCAGCGAATGCCTGCTCGGCCCGGTGTTCTTCGAATTCATCCAGCGCAAGGCCGACGACGGCTTCGGCGAAGGCAACTTCAAGGCGCTGTTTGAAAGCCTGGAGCGCGACCAGGTGCGCCGCGGGGCGATCAAGGTGGAAGCGTGA
- a CDS encoding hypothetical protein (PFAM: Tripartite tricarboxylate transporter family receptor) — protein sequence MKPHFAPGRRHLLLAAALATTALHAPAAWAQAWPSKPVNIVVPFPAGGGTDAFARPLTAALTKSTGKQFIIDNKGGAGGTLGAGLASRAAPDGYTFFMGAVHHAIAPSMYPKLDYNLEADFVPVGLISSVPQVIVVNPQRVPVNDLKGLIDFLKKNPGKLNYGSAGNGTSHHLAGELFKLQTKTFITHIPYRGAGPALQDLIAGQVDMMFDGLGSSANHIKGGRIKAIAVASDKTAPGFPNVPPAVSNGAPQYQVATWYGLWAPKGTPPEAVAAMQAEMKKALNSDELKAIWTGLGTETPNLWGADFGRFVNGELKRWADVVKASGAKMD from the coding sequence ATGAAACCCCATTTCGCGCCCGGGCGGCGACACCTGCTGCTGGCCGCCGCGCTGGCCACCACCGCGCTGCACGCGCCTGCCGCGTGGGCCCAGGCCTGGCCCAGCAAGCCGGTGAACATCGTCGTGCCCTTCCCGGCCGGCGGCGGCACCGACGCCTTCGCGCGCCCGCTCACCGCGGCGCTGACCAAGTCCACCGGCAAGCAGTTCATCATCGACAACAAGGGCGGCGCCGGCGGCACCCTGGGCGCGGGCCTTGCCTCCCGCGCGGCCCCTGACGGCTACACCTTCTTCATGGGCGCGGTGCACCACGCCATCGCCCCCAGCATGTACCCCAAGCTGGACTACAACCTGGAAGCCGACTTCGTGCCGGTGGGCCTGATTTCCAGCGTGCCGCAGGTCATCGTGGTGAACCCGCAGCGCGTGCCGGTGAACGACCTGAAGGGCCTGATCGACTTCCTGAAGAAGAACCCCGGCAAGCTGAACTACGGCTCGGCCGGCAACGGCACCAGCCACCACCTGGCAGGTGAATTGTTCAAGCTGCAGACCAAGACCTTCATCACCCACATTCCCTACCGCGGCGCCGGCCCGGCGCTGCAGGACCTGATCGCCGGCCAGGTGGACATGATGTTCGACGGTCTGGGCTCGAGCGCCAACCACATCAAGGGCGGGCGCATCAAGGCCATTGCGGTGGCCAGCGACAAGACCGCGCCGGGCTTTCCCAACGTGCCGCCCGCGGTGAGCAACGGCGCCCCGCAGTACCAGGTGGCCACCTGGTACGGGCTGTGGGCCCCCAAGGGCACGCCGCCGGAGGCGGTGGCCGCCATGCAGGCCGAGATGAAGAAGGCCCTGAACAGCGACGAGTTGAAGGCCATCTGGACCGGCCTGGGCACCGAGACGCCCAACCTCTGGGGCGCGGACTTCGGCCGCTTCGTCAACGGTGAATTGAAGCGTTGGGCCGATGTGGTGAAGGCCTCCGGCGCCAAGATGGACTGA
- a CDS encoding fused permease/ATPase component of ABC transporter involved in Fe-S cluster assembly (PFAM: ABC transporter; ABC transporter transmembrane region), with protein MRHSATSTALPEAPTPGAPRTDWGTLKRLLPYLWRYRWRVLIALGFLVAAKGANVGVPVLLKHLVDAMNLKPGDPRTLLVVPAGLLAAYAGLRLCTSLFTELRELIFAKVSFGASKQIALEVFRHLHALSLRFHLERQTGGLSRDIERGTRALQSLVSYSLYTIAPTLVEVALVLTVLGWKFDMGYVWITLAALAVYIVFTVSITEWRTQFRREMNDLDSKAHSRAIDALLNFETVKYFNAEEFEASRYEKGLESYRRAQVKSQTTLSFLNTGQQLIIAASLLAMLWRATTGVVEGRMTLGDLVMVNAFLIQLYIPLNFLGVLYREVKQSLTDLDKMFGLLEREREVADEPGAPELVVREGVVRFHDVSFAYDANRPILHGVSFEIPAGKTVAVVGASGAGKSTLARLLYRFYDVTNDGVGAITIDGQDIRRVTQGSLRKSIGIVPQDTVLFNDTVGYNIGYGRAGATQQDVEGAARAAHIHDFIAGTPKGYDTVVGERGLKLSGGEKQRVAIARTLLKNPPILIFDEATSALDSANERAIQAELKSAAVGKTALVIAHRLSTVADAHCIVVLHQGRVAESGSHADLLAANGRYAQMWRLQQAQGGSNPENPGADVSQAPVEAA; from the coding sequence ATGCGCCACAGCGCCACCTCCACCGCCCTGCCCGAAGCCCCCACCCCCGGCGCCCCGCGCACCGACTGGGGCACCCTGAAGCGCCTGTTGCCCTACCTGTGGCGCTACCGCTGGCGGGTGCTGATCGCGCTGGGCTTCCTGGTGGCCGCCAAGGGCGCCAACGTGGGCGTGCCGGTGCTGCTGAAGCACCTGGTGGACGCCATGAACCTGAAACCCGGCGACCCGCGCACCCTGCTGGTGGTGCCGGCGGGCCTGCTGGCGGCCTACGCGGGCCTGCGGCTGTGCACCTCGCTGTTCACCGAACTGCGCGAGCTGATCTTCGCCAAGGTGAGCTTCGGCGCCAGCAAGCAGATCGCGCTGGAAGTCTTCCGCCACCTGCACGCCCTGAGCCTGCGCTTCCACCTGGAACGCCAGACCGGCGGGCTGTCGCGCGACATCGAACGCGGCACCCGCGCGCTGCAGTCGCTGGTGAGCTATTCGCTCTACACCATCGCCCCCACCCTCGTGGAAGTGGCCCTGGTGCTCACCGTGCTGGGCTGGAAGTTCGACATGGGCTATGTGTGGATCACGCTGGCCGCGCTGGCGGTGTACATCGTGTTCACGGTCAGCATCACCGAATGGCGCACCCAGTTCCGGCGCGAGATGAACGACCTGGACAGCAAGGCCCACAGCCGAGCCATCGACGCGCTGCTGAACTTCGAGACGGTGAAGTACTTCAACGCCGAAGAGTTCGAAGCCAGCCGCTACGAAAAGGGCCTGGAAAGCTACCGCCGCGCCCAGGTGAAGAGCCAGACCACGCTCAGCTTCCTGAACACCGGCCAGCAGCTCATCATCGCGGCCAGCCTGCTGGCCATGCTGTGGCGCGCCACCACCGGCGTGGTGGAAGGGCGCATGACCCTGGGCGACCTGGTGATGGTGAACGCCTTCCTCATCCAGCTGTACATCCCGCTGAACTTCCTGGGCGTGCTGTACCGGGAGGTGAAGCAAAGCCTGACCGACCTGGACAAGATGTTCGGCCTGCTGGAGCGTGAACGCGAAGTGGCCGACGAGCCCGGCGCGCCCGAGCTGGTGGTGCGCGAAGGCGTGGTGCGCTTCCACGACGTCAGCTTCGCCTACGACGCCAACCGGCCCATCCTGCACGGCGTCAGCTTCGAGATCCCGGCCGGCAAGACCGTGGCCGTGGTGGGCGCCAGCGGCGCGGGCAAAAGCACCCTGGCGCGCTTGCTGTACCGCTTCTACGACGTGACGAACGACGGCGTGGGCGCCATCACCATCGACGGCCAGGACATCCGCCGCGTCACCCAGGGCAGCCTGCGCAAGAGCATTGGCATCGTGCCGCAGGACACGGTGCTGTTCAACGACACCGTGGGCTACAACATCGGCTATGGCCGCGCTGGGGCCACCCAGCAGGACGTGGAGGGCGCGGCGCGCGCGGCCCACATCCACGACTTCATCGCCGGCACGCCCAAGGGCTACGACACCGTGGTGGGCGAGCGCGGCCTGAAGCTGTCTGGCGGCGAAAAGCAGCGCGTGGCCATCGCCCGCACCCTGCTGAAGAACCCGCCCATCCTGATCTTCGACGAAGCCACCTCGGCGCTGGACTCGGCCAACGAGCGCGCCATCCAGGCCGAGCTGAAAAGCGCAGCGGTGGGCAAGACCGCGCTGGTGATCGCGCACCGCCTGTCCACCGTGGCCGACGCGCACTGCATCGTGGTGCTGCACCAGGGCCGCGTGGCCGAAAGCGGCAGCCATGCCGACCTGCTGGCGGCGAACGGCCGCTACGCCCAGATGTGGCGACTGCAGCAAGCCCAGGGCGGCAGCAACCCGGAAAACCCGGGTGCCGACGTCAGCCAGGCGCCTGTGGAAGCCGCCTAG
- a CDS encoding putative hydrolase or acyltransferase of alpha/beta superfamily (PFAM: alpha/beta hydrolase fold), translating into MSPRSHYLACAGREIHVTEWPGPPGADVVVAWHGLARTGRDMDDIAWHLSSRWRVLCPDTIGRGLSQWSPDPDAEYRLDFYVQLAQALLEGLGVDHCLWLGTSMGGAIGLRAAAGPLRGRIRKLVMNDIGPELPVAAQQRILSYAGSPAAFATVGELERYFRTIYQPYGNLSDEQWRRLTETSVRRLPDGRLTPHYDPAMVRQFVTCPDDYRQWDQWDTLDLPVLVLRGETSDLLLPEVADAMRSRGPRAVVAQIAGCGHAPALNTPDQFALVERFFAAG; encoded by the coding sequence ATGAGCCCCCGTTCCCACTACCTGGCCTGCGCCGGCCGCGAGATCCACGTCACCGAATGGCCCGGTCCGCCAGGGGCGGACGTGGTGGTGGCCTGGCACGGCCTGGCGCGCACCGGGCGCGACATGGACGACATCGCGTGGCACCTGTCCTCGCGCTGGCGCGTGCTGTGCCCGGACACGATAGGACGGGGCCTGTCGCAGTGGAGCCCCGACCCCGACGCCGAGTACCGGCTGGACTTCTACGTGCAACTGGCCCAGGCGCTGCTGGAAGGCCTGGGCGTGGACCATTGCCTGTGGCTGGGCACCAGCATGGGCGGGGCGATCGGCCTGCGCGCGGCGGCCGGGCCGCTGCGCGGGCGCATCCGCAAGCTGGTGATGAACGACATCGGGCCCGAACTGCCCGTGGCCGCGCAGCAGCGCATCCTGTCCTACGCCGGCAGCCCGGCGGCCTTTGCCACGGTGGGTGAGCTGGAGCGCTACTTCCGCACCATCTACCAGCCCTACGGAAACCTCAGCGACGAACAGTGGCGGCGCCTGACCGAAACCAGCGTGCGGCGCCTCCCCGACGGCCGCCTGACGCCGCACTACGACCCGGCCATGGTGCGCCAGTTCGTCACCTGCCCCGACGACTACCGTCAATGGGACCAGTGGGACACGCTGGACCTGCCGGTGCTGGTGCTGCGCGGCGAGACCAGCGACCTGCTGCTGCCCGAGGTGGCCGACGCCATGCGCAGCCGCGGGCCGCGCGCGGTGGTGGCGCAGATCGCCGGCTGCGGCCATGCGCCGGCCCTGAACACCCCGGACCAGTTTGCCCTGGTGGAGCGCTTCTTCGCGGCCGGCTGA
- a CDS encoding transcriptional regulator containing PAS, AAA-type ATPase, and DNA-binding domains (PFAM: Bacterial regulatory protein, Fis family; Sigma-54 interaction domain) yields MPTAPPLPQDAQAVLRLAAQSMFDLFAQSAMGMMVVDRAHRVVWISEGYKRFLPALGFADEQQFVGKRVEEVVPNTLMAQVIDTGQAILVDLLSNQAGTFLVSRIPLRDERGQVLGAVGLVLLDHPQAVNAQGEPGLRPDLPGLPAPTMQPLMAKFARLQRELQDAQHRLVAEQVKNRRPKYTITSFIGSSAAALDVKRQARRVAATDATVLLLGDTGTGKELLAQAIHAASPRAAGPFVGVNIAAVPEALLEAEFFGVAPGAYTGAERKGRDGKFKVADGGTLFLDEIGDMPLALQSKLLRALQEREIEALGSNQVLTVDVRVIAATSRDLAAMVAEGRFRADLYYRLAVLPIRLPRLAERLDDVEALAEALLDDIARRSGLPHKSLSHEALDALVAHAWPGNIRELRNVLEQAALMTDDAVLGPAHLALPGAGTAATASAPPPPRFTLPSADPAMTDDVLALPLPQAVAALEARAIRAALARTGGNKQAAARLLGIGRATLYEKLAARPELADGAAG; encoded by the coding sequence ATGCCCACCGCGCCCCCGCTGCCACAAGATGCCCAGGCCGTGCTGCGACTGGCCGCGCAGTCCATGTTCGACCTGTTCGCGCAAAGCGCCATGGGCATGATGGTGGTGGACCGCGCGCACCGGGTGGTGTGGATCAGCGAGGGCTACAAGCGCTTCCTGCCGGCGCTGGGCTTTGCCGATGAGCAGCAGTTCGTCGGCAAGCGCGTGGAAGAGGTGGTGCCCAACACCCTGATGGCCCAGGTGATCGACACCGGCCAGGCGATCCTGGTGGACCTGCTGTCCAACCAGGCCGGCACCTTCCTGGTCAGCCGCATCCCGCTGCGCGACGAACGGGGCCAGGTGCTGGGCGCGGTGGGCCTGGTGCTGCTGGACCACCCGCAGGCCGTGAACGCCCAGGGCGAGCCCGGCCTGCGCCCCGACCTGCCCGGCCTGCCCGCGCCCACCATGCAACCCCTGATGGCCAAGTTCGCACGCCTGCAGCGCGAACTGCAGGACGCGCAGCACCGCCTGGTGGCCGAACAGGTGAAGAACCGGCGGCCCAAGTACACCATCACCAGCTTCATCGGCAGCAGCGCCGCAGCGCTGGACGTGAAGCGCCAGGCCCGCCGCGTGGCCGCGACCGACGCCACCGTGCTGCTGCTGGGAGACACCGGCACCGGCAAGGAACTGCTGGCGCAGGCCATCCACGCCGCGTCGCCCCGCGCCGCCGGCCCCTTCGTGGGCGTGAACATCGCGGCCGTGCCGGAAGCGCTGCTGGAAGCCGAGTTCTTCGGCGTGGCCCCGGGCGCCTACACCGGGGCCGAACGCAAGGGCCGGGACGGCAAGTTCAAGGTGGCCGACGGCGGCACCCTGTTCCTGGACGAGATCGGCGACATGCCACTGGCGCTGCAGAGCAAGCTGCTGCGCGCGCTGCAGGAACGCGAGATCGAAGCCCTGGGCAGCAACCAGGTGCTGACCGTGGACGTGCGCGTCATCGCCGCCACCAGCCGCGACCTGGCGGCCATGGTGGCCGAAGGGCGTTTCCGCGCCGACCTGTACTACCGCCTGGCCGTGCTGCCCATCCGCCTGCCCCGCCTGGCCGAGCGCCTGGACGACGTGGAGGCGCTGGCCGAAGCCCTGCTGGACGACATCGCCCGGCGCAGCGGCCTGCCGCACAAAAGCCTGTCGCACGAGGCGCTGGACGCCCTGGTGGCCCATGCCTGGCCGGGCAACATCCGCGAGCTGCGCAACGTGCTGGAGCAGGCCGCGCTGATGACCGACGACGCGGTGCTGGGTCCGGCGCACCTGGCACTGCCGGGGGCGGGTACTGCGGCTACCGCTTCGGCACCGCCCCCACCCAGGTTCACTTTGCCGAGCGCCGACCCCGCGATGACCGACGACGTGCTGGCCCTGCCCCTGCCCCAGGCCGTGGCCGCGCTGGAGGCCCGCGCCATCCGCGCGGCGCTGGCGCGCACCGGCGGCAACAAGCAGGCCGCGGCGCGGCTGCTGGGCATCGGCCGCGCCACCTTGTACGAGAAGCTGGCGGCACGACCGGAACTGGCCGATGGCGCGGCGGGCTGA
- a CDS encoding acyl-CoA hydrolase (PFAM: Thioesterase superfamily) — protein sequence MKQMTSPESLPDGAELVLRIVPMPADANANGDIFGGWIMGQVDIAGAVLAARIARGRLVTVAVNQFIFKQPVSVGDLLSFYARLERVGNTSITVHVEVYAERNPANLQVVKVTEANLTYVAITPDGQPRLIPKD from the coding sequence ATGAAACAGATGACCAGCCCCGAGAGTTTGCCCGATGGCGCCGAACTGGTGCTGCGCATCGTGCCCATGCCCGCGGACGCCAATGCCAATGGCGACATCTTCGGCGGCTGGATCATGGGCCAGGTGGACATTGCCGGCGCGGTGCTGGCGGCGCGCATCGCCCGCGGGCGGCTGGTGACGGTGGCGGTGAACCAGTTCATCTTCAAGCAGCCGGTCAGCGTGGGCGACCTGCTGAGCTTCTACGCCCGGCTGGAACGCGTAGGGAACACGTCCATCACGGTGCACGTGGAGGTGTACGCCGAGCGCAACCCGGCCAACCTGCAGGTGGTGAAGGTGACCGAGGCCAACCTCACCTATGTGGCCATCACGCCGGATGGGCAGCCGAGGTTGATTCCGAAAGACTGA
- a CDS encoding transcriptional regulator (PFAM: LysR substrate binding domain; Bacterial regulatory helix-turn-helix protein, lysR family), whose product METKWLEDFVSLAETRSFSRSAQLRHVTQPAFSRRIQSLESWAGVDLVDRGTFPTKLTPAGETLHQQALEILGALNSARNLMRAHRASGQDVIEFAVPHTLAFNFFPHWLMDLRSRFGAIKTRLVAFNVLDAVLRLTEGSCDLLIAYHHASQPLQLAPDRYEMLVLGHETLSPYAKADAHGQPLFRLSGGPGDKVPFLSYASGAYMGRLVELILRQAPATQPVLEAVYETDMAEGLKAMAMEGHGLAFLPDSSVRKELKSGRLVSAAPAGGFDLTMEVRMYRARPEGNRPGKAAAQALWEFLSAAPGA is encoded by the coding sequence ATGGAAACCAAGTGGCTGGAGGACTTCGTCAGCTTGGCCGAGACGCGCAGCTTCAGCCGCTCGGCGCAGCTGCGCCATGTCACGCAGCCGGCGTTTTCACGCCGCATCCAGAGCCTGGAGTCCTGGGCCGGCGTGGACCTGGTGGACCGCGGCACCTTCCCCACCAAGCTGACGCCGGCCGGTGAAACCCTGCACCAGCAGGCGCTGGAAATCCTGGGCGCGCTGAACTCGGCGCGCAACCTGATGCGCGCGCACCGCGCCAGCGGGCAGGACGTGATCGAGTTCGCCGTGCCGCACACACTGGCCTTCAACTTCTTCCCGCACTGGCTGATGGACTTGCGCAGCCGCTTCGGCGCCATCAAGACCCGGCTGGTGGCCTTCAACGTGCTGGACGCGGTGCTGCGCCTGACCGAAGGCAGCTGCGACCTGCTGATCGCCTACCACCACGCCAGCCAGCCGCTGCAACTGGCGCCCGACCGCTACGAAATGCTGGTGCTGGGCCACGAGACCCTGTCGCCCTACGCCAAGGCCGACGCCCACGGCCAGCCGCTGTTCCGCCTGAGCGGGGGGCCGGGTGACAAGGTGCCCTTCCTGTCCTACGCTTCGGGCGCTTACATGGGCCGGCTGGTTGAACTCATCCTGCGCCAGGCCCCGGCGACGCAGCCGGTGCTGGAGGCGGTGTACGAAACCGACATGGCCGAAGGCCTGAAGGCCATGGCCATGGAAGGCCACGGCCTGGCCTTCCTGCCCGACAGTTCGGTGCGCAAGGAACTGAAATCCGGCCGCCTGGTCAGCGCCGCGCCGGCGGGCGGCTTCGACCTGACGATGGAAGTGCGCATGTACCGCGCCCGGCCCGAAGGCAACCGGCCCGGCAAGGCTGCGGCGCAGGCCTTGTGGGAGTTTCTCAGCGCCGCGCCGGGGGCCTGA
- a CDS encoding Malonyl-CoA decarboxylase (MCD) (PFAM: Malonyl-CoA decarboxylase (MCD)) has translation MLDELKAAARRHGQDRALRNLLGECRRLLSERGEANGPAIAQDIVGRVDALADDQRSRFFDHLASDFSPDPKLVLACAQAYAEQPAADRLIRLTQVAEPPRQELFRRLNRAPGGTAALVRMRRALLERLGKQPQWKAVEADMLHLLSSWFNAGFLQMKRVDWNSPAQLLEQIIRHEAVHEIDGWDDLRRRLQPDRRCFAFFHPQLPDEPLIFVEVALVPEMAGAIAPLIDKKSQPLSPADFKVAVFYSISNCQPGLRSVSLGNFLIKRVAEELKRELPQLKTFCTLSPIPGLMNWLAKPPAFDTLPGIKAATAQRANEALDALRQACGGELSTLAQSGKLAALPGAAHQALWRLAAVYLVHQSPAAAGDPVARFHLDNGARLERLNANANLSAKGLKQSAGLMVNYLYDLSRVETCHDRFVHGRVVHSRALATLL, from the coding sequence ATGCTCGATGAACTGAAGGCCGCGGCGCGCCGCCACGGCCAGGACCGCGCGCTGCGCAACCTGCTGGGCGAATGCCGGCGCCTGCTGTCCGAACGCGGCGAAGCCAACGGCCCGGCGATTGCGCAGGACATCGTGGGCCGCGTGGACGCGCTGGCCGACGACCAGCGCAGCCGCTTCTTCGACCACCTGGCCAGCGACTTTTCTCCCGACCCCAAGCTGGTGCTGGCCTGTGCCCAGGCCTATGCCGAGCAGCCCGCGGCCGACCGCCTGATCCGCCTGACCCAGGTGGCCGAGCCGCCGCGCCAGGAACTGTTCAGGCGCCTGAACCGCGCCCCCGGCGGCACCGCCGCGCTGGTGCGCATGCGCCGCGCGCTGCTGGAACGCCTGGGCAAGCAGCCGCAGTGGAAGGCGGTGGAAGCCGACATGCTGCACCTGCTGTCCAGCTGGTTCAACGCCGGCTTCCTGCAGATGAAACGGGTGGACTGGAACTCGCCCGCGCAGCTGCTGGAACAGATCATCCGCCACGAGGCGGTGCATGAAATCGACGGCTGGGACGACCTGCGCCGCCGCCTGCAGCCCGACCGCCGCTGCTTCGCCTTCTTCCACCCGCAACTGCCCGATGAACCGCTCATCTTCGTGGAAGTGGCGCTGGTGCCCGAGATGGCCGGCGCCATCGCGCCCCTGATCGACAAGAAGAGCCAGCCGCTGTCGCCGGCTGACTTCAAGGTGGCGGTGTTCTATTCCATCAGCAACTGCCAGCCGGGGCTGCGCAGCGTGTCCCTGGGCAACTTCTTGATCAAACGCGTGGCCGAAGAGCTGAAGCGTGAACTGCCGCAGTTGAAGACCTTCTGCACTTTGTCGCCCATCCCCGGGCTGATGAACTGGCTGGCCAAGCCGCCCGCCTTTGACACCCTGCCCGGCATCAAGGCCGCCACCGCGCAGCGCGCCAACGAAGCCCTGGACGCCCTGCGCCAGGCCTGCGGCGGCGAGTTGTCCACGCTGGCCCAGTCGGGCAAGCTGGCGGCCCTGCCGGGCGCGGCCCACCAGGCGCTGTGGCGCCTGGCCGCCGTGTACCTGGTGCACCAAAGCCCTGCCGCGGCGGGCGACCCGGTGGCGCGTTTCCACCTGGACAACGGCGCGCGCCTGGAGCGGCTGAACGCCAATGCCAACCTGTCGGCCAAGGGCCTGAAGCAAAGCGCCGGGCTGATGGTGAACTACCTGTACGACCTGAGCCGGGTGGAAACCTGCCATGATCGTTTTGTGCATGGCCGCGTGGTGCATTCGCGGGCCCTGGCCACCTTGCTTTGA
- a CDS encoding transcriptional regulator (PFAM: Bacterial regulatory proteins, gntR family; FCD domain): MPDPIPLHGTSLHDGVAARLRHLVFERELAPGEFIDEKALALSWQISRTPLREALKVLAAEGLVELVPRRGARVVALTDADAADLFPVMALLEGRCAHEAVVKASPDDLADLQRLHDALERHAAAQDVDGYYRANHAFHSRVQALAANRWLDRATGDLRRFMRLWRGRQLGLPGRMAASINEHRVLIDAFMQRDALRAERAMHDHLMAQAAALKALQALEAQGLRKPRGKQHAR, translated from the coding sequence ATGCCCGACCCCATCCCCCTGCACGGCACCTCGCTGCACGACGGCGTGGCCGCGCGGCTGCGCCACCTGGTGTTCGAGCGCGAACTGGCACCGGGCGAGTTCATCGACGAGAAGGCGCTGGCGCTGTCATGGCAGATCAGCCGCACGCCGCTGCGCGAAGCGCTGAAGGTGCTGGCCGCCGAAGGCCTGGTGGAACTGGTGCCGCGGCGCGGTGCCCGCGTGGTGGCCCTGACCGACGCCGACGCGGCCGACCTGTTCCCGGTGATGGCGCTGCTGGAAGGCCGCTGCGCGCACGAGGCGGTGGTGAAGGCCAGCCCGGACGATCTGGCCGACCTGCAGCGCCTGCACGACGCGCTGGAACGCCACGCCGCGGCGCAGGACGTGGACGGCTATTACCGAGCCAACCACGCCTTCCACTCGCGCGTGCAGGCCCTGGCCGCCAACCGCTGGCTAGACCGCGCCACCGGCGACCTGCGCCGCTTCATGCGCCTGTGGCGCGGTCGCCAATTGGGCCTGCCCGGGCGCATGGCGGCGTCCATCAACGAACACCGCGTGCTGATCGACGCCTTCATGCAGCGCGACGCGCTGCGCGCCGAGCGCGCCATGCACGACCACCTGATGGCCCAGGCCGCGGCGCTGAAGGCGCTGCAGGCCCTGGAAGCCCAGGGCCTGCGCAAACCAAGGGGCAAGCAGCATGCTCGATGA